The proteins below are encoded in one region of Halobaculum roseum:
- a CDS encoding extracellular solute-binding protein, producing MTDRETHTDMTDEHTTDGRRTYRRRKVLAGLGAAGAAGLAGCGGLGGDGEGDTGGGDDGGGGGGGGGTGGDDRIDAAFDDFRGSGPLAQGRSDIGGTRIGDLEDLSGELTIYLGGGEGGLYRDLLAKFEDIYPDFTATPRESGTADAANTIISEGPATPADVFWSVDAGSLAAVSAEGLAAELPSEVVDPVPEEFHPDDTWVGTAGRARAVPYNTEELSEDDIPDDVMEFPEFEGFQDAIGWAPTYGAFQSFVTAMRLIEGEEATREWLQGMLDAGVTEFNNEFLVSNAVADGALNGGFANHYYALRVQAARPNAPIDLAFTSGDAGGLINVAGASVLSASQNKELAFNFVRHLLSAEAQEFFATRTYGYPMVGEIPPVGGLPPVSELDPPSIDLRELSNIQPTLDLMRDVGVL from the coding sequence ATGACTGATCGAGAGACACACACCGACATGACCGACGAACACACCACGGACGGACGGCGGACGTATCGGCGGCGGAAGGTACTCGCGGGACTGGGCGCGGCCGGCGCGGCCGGGCTCGCGGGCTGTGGCGGCCTCGGCGGCGACGGCGAGGGAGACACCGGCGGCGGCGACGACGGCGGTGGCGGCGGAGGCGGCGGCGGAACCGGCGGCGACGACAGGATCGACGCCGCCTTCGACGATTTCCGCGGCTCCGGTCCGCTGGCGCAGGGCCGCTCCGACATCGGCGGCACGCGCATCGGCGACCTCGAGGATCTCAGCGGCGAGCTGACGATCTACCTCGGCGGCGGCGAGGGCGGCCTCTACCGCGACCTGCTCGCGAAGTTCGAGGACATCTACCCCGACTTCACCGCGACGCCGCGCGAGTCGGGAACCGCCGACGCGGCGAACACGATCATCAGCGAGGGCCCGGCGACGCCGGCGGACGTGTTCTGGTCGGTCGACGCGGGGTCGCTGGCGGCCGTCTCCGCCGAGGGGCTCGCGGCGGAGCTCCCCTCGGAGGTCGTCGACCCCGTCCCCGAGGAGTTCCACCCCGACGACACGTGGGTGGGTACCGCCGGGCGGGCCCGGGCGGTCCCGTACAACACCGAGGAACTGTCGGAGGACGACATCCCGGACGACGTGATGGAGTTCCCGGAGTTCGAGGGCTTCCAGGACGCGATCGGGTGGGCGCCCACCTACGGCGCCTTCCAGTCGTTCGTCACCGCGATGCGGCTGATCGAGGGCGAGGAGGCCACCCGCGAGTGGCTCCAGGGGATGCTCGACGCGGGCGTCACCGAGTTCAACAACGAGTTCCTCGTGTCGAACGCCGTCGCGGACGGCGCGCTCAACGGCGGGTTCGCGAACCACTACTACGCGCTGCGCGTGCAGGCCGCCCGGCCGAACGCGCCGATCGACCTCGCGTTCACCAGCGGCGACGCCGGCGGGCTGATCAACGTCGCGGGCGCGTCGGTGCTGTCGGCGAGCCAGAACAAGGAGCTCGCGTTCAACTTCGTGCGCCACCTCCTGTCGGCGGAGGCCCAGGAGTTCTTCGCCACCCGGACGTACGGCTACCCGATGGTCGGGGAGATCCCGCCCGTGGGCGGGCTGCCGCCGGTGTCGGAGCTGGACCCGCCGAGCATCGACCTGCGCGAGCTGTCGAACATCCAGCCGACCCTCGACCTGATGCGCGACGTCGGGGTGCTGTGA
- a CDS encoding ABC transporter permease: protein MAPGEGVGRIHGLLASDDDQPSVAVVLLAAGVAAAVLSPLLWLFISASELAVGDAVSLLTSETTTEVLVNSLTLVSLVTGASIVLGVPLAVLTVQTDLPFRRFWTVLAALPLVVPSYIGAFAYVSAFGPSGALPDLFAQYGFGFVNPYLPTVYGLGGTTLVLTLFTYPYVFLTTRASLLSFDTTQLEAARTLNHSYPQAFRRVILPQIAPGVTAGALLVALYTLSDFGTPAIMRLDVFTRVIYVELNSFGVGRSNATLLSIQLLTVTAVILALESRVSGDTAAGYGTPSSVKTVVSLGPFRWLAAAVPAFVSLFTLALPVGILTMWLVRSGPGYSGGGLAFRPEFALNSAYVAVLTAAATVVLALPVAYYAGRSNSLLSKAVDRATYLGYAMPGVVLGLALVFFSSRWLLDTFGADAARLVYQSLPLLVFAYVVRFLPQAVGSTRSSVLGVDRDLVGAARLLGEDPRGAFRRVTLPLISPGLVAGAALVFLTTMKELDTTLILHPTGFTTIVTYIWRVQEAGYYGRAALPALVLVAVSGLSMVPLLTRSDDA, encoded by the coding sequence ATGGCCCCCGGCGAGGGCGTCGGTCGGATCCACGGCCTGCTCGCCAGCGACGACGACCAGCCGAGCGTGGCGGTCGTCCTCCTGGCGGCGGGCGTCGCGGCCGCGGTGCTCTCGCCGTTGTTGTGGCTGTTCATCAGCGCCTCGGAGCTGGCCGTCGGCGACGCCGTCTCGCTGTTGACCTCGGAGACGACGACGGAGGTGCTCGTCAACAGCCTCACGCTCGTGAGCCTGGTGACGGGCGCGTCGATCGTGCTGGGTGTCCCGCTGGCGGTGTTGACCGTCCAGACGGACCTCCCGTTCAGGCGCTTTTGGACCGTCCTCGCTGCGCTCCCGCTTGTGGTCCCCAGCTACATCGGCGCGTTCGCGTACGTCTCGGCGTTCGGACCCAGCGGCGCGCTGCCGGACCTGTTCGCCCAGTACGGGTTCGGGTTCGTAAACCCCTACCTACCGACGGTGTACGGACTCGGCGGAACGACGCTCGTGTTGACCCTGTTCACGTACCCGTACGTGTTCCTCACCACCCGCGCGTCGCTGCTCTCGTTCGACACGACACAGCTGGAGGCGGCACGCACGCTCAACCACAGCTATCCGCAGGCGTTCCGGCGGGTGATCCTTCCGCAGATCGCGCCGGGGGTGACCGCGGGCGCGCTGTTGGTCGCGCTGTACACGCTCTCGGACTTCGGGACGCCCGCGATCATGCGCCTCGACGTGTTCACCCGCGTCATCTACGTCGAGCTGAACAGTTTCGGCGTGGGGCGGTCGAACGCGACGCTGCTGTCGATCCAGCTGCTGACCGTCACCGCCGTGATCCTCGCGCTCGAATCGCGCGTCAGCGGCGACACCGCCGCGGGGTACGGGACGCCCTCGTCGGTGAAGACGGTCGTCTCGCTGGGGCCCTTCCGATGGCTCGCGGCGGCGGTACCCGCGTTCGTGAGCCTGTTCACGCTGGCGCTGCCCGTGGGGATCCTCACGATGTGGCTCGTGCGCTCAGGCCCGGGATACAGCGGAGGCGGGCTCGCGTTCCGACCGGAGTTCGCGTTGAACTCTGCGTACGTCGCCGTGTTGACCGCGGCCGCGACGGTGGTGCTCGCGCTCCCGGTCGCCTACTACGCCGGGCGGTCGAACTCGCTGCTCTCGAAGGCGGTCGACCGTGCGACGTACCTCGGCTACGCGATGCCCGGCGTCGTCCTCGGACTGGCGCTGGTGTTCTTCTCCAGCCGGTGGCTGCTGGACACGTTCGGCGCCGACGCGGCCCGACTGGTGTACCAGTCGCTGCCGCTTCTTGTGTTCGCGTACGTGGTCCGGTTCCTCCCGCAGGCGGTCGGGTCGACCCGGTCGTCCGTGCTCGGCGTCGACCGCGACCTCGTCGGCGCCGCCCGCCTGCTCGGCGAGGACCCCCGCGGCGCGTTCCGGCGGGTGACACTGCCGCTCATCTCGCCGGGGCTCGTCGCGGGCGCGGCGCTCGTGTTCCTCACGACGATGAAGGAGCTAGACACGACGCTCATCCTCCATCCGACAGGGTTTACAACGATAGTGACCTACATCTGGCGTGTTCAGGAGGCCGGGTACTACGGTCGCGCCGCGCTGCCGGCGCTCGTGTTAGTGGCCGTGTCCGGCCTCTCGATGGTGCCGCTGCTCACCCGATCCGACGATGCGTGA